A part of Caretta caretta isolate rCarCar2 chromosome 1, rCarCar1.hap1, whole genome shotgun sequence genomic DNA contains:
- the LOC125639943 gene encoding histone H2A-like, with protein sequence MSGRGKKNVVAAKPTLLPRKTKSAKAGLQFPVGRVHRLLKRGNYAERIGAGAPVYLAAVLEYLTAEILELSGNAARENKKGRIGPRHIQLAVRNDEELNKLFADVTIAEGGVMPNILSQLLPKKTLREPLPRGDAAASQEQSSSH encoded by the coding sequence ATGTCTGGACGTGGAAAGAAAAATGTGGTGGCTGCAAAACCTACACTTCTACCAAGAAAAACAAAGTCGGCAAAGGCTGGCCTGCAATTCCCGGTGGGTCGTGTCCACCGACTTCTCAAAAGAGGGAACTATGCTGAGAGAATAGGTGCTGGTGCTCCGGTCTACCTGGCGGCCGTGCTGGAATATCTGACGGCTGAGATATTGGAACTGTCAGGAAATGCTGCCCGTGAAAACAAGAAAGGCAGGATTGGGCCACGACACATCCAGCTGGCCGTGCGGAACGATGAAGAGCTGAACAAGCTGTTTGCCGATGTGACCATTGCTGAAGGAGGAGTTATGCCCAACATCCTTTCCCAGCTTCTTCCCAAGAAAACTCTTAGAGAGCCTTTACCAAGAGGGGATGCTGCTGCTTCCCAAGAACAATCCAGTAGCCACTGA
- the LOC125639951 gene encoding histone H2A-like has translation MSGRGKKNVVAAKPTLLPRKTKSAKAGLQFPVGRVHRLLKRGNYAERIGAGAPVYLAAVLEYLTAEILELSGNAARENKKGRIGPRHIQLAVRNDEELNKLFAGVTIAEGGVMPNILPALVPKTTKVPKQGLKDGQSQEF, from the coding sequence ATGTCTGGACGTGGAAAGAAAAATGTGGTGGCTGCAAAACCTACACTTCTACCAAGAAAAACAAAGTCAGCAAAGGCTGGCCTGCAATTCCCGGTGGGTCGTGTCCACCGACTTCTCAAAAGAGGAAACTATGCTGAGAGAATAGGTGCTGGTGCTCCGGTCTACCTGGCGGCTGTGCTGGAATATCTGACGGCTGAGATATTGGAACTGTCAGGAAATGCTGCCCGTGAAAACAAGAAAGGCAGGATTGGGCCACGACACATCCAGCTGGCCGTGCGGAACGACGAAGAGCTGAACAAGCTGTTTGCAGGTGTGACCATTGCTGAAGGAGGAGTTATGCCCAACATCCTTCCTGCTCTTGTTCCCAAGACCACAAAGGTGCCTAAGCAAGGACTGAAAGATGGCCAGTCACAGGAATTCTAG
- the LOC125630040 gene encoding histone H2A-like, translating to MPPTGKKINRKIVLTRKTKSPRAGLQFPVGRVHQLLRRGNYAERIGAGAPVYLMAVLEYLTAEILELSGNAAHENKRVRILPRHIQLAVRNEEALNRLFADVTIAGGGVLPNILAQLLPQRTPKDPSTEKIAVASQEESSNDGPRENVRFLLVSSSSPTWNPC from the coding sequence ATGCCACCAACTGGCAAAAAGATCAACAGAAAAATTGTGCTTACAAGGAAAACAAAGTCACCAAGGGCTGGTCTACAATTCCCAGTGGGTCGTGTTCACCAGCTTCTCCGAAGAGGGAACTATGCTGAGAGAATAGGTGCTGGAGCTCCGGTTTACCTGATGGCTGTGCTGGAATATCTGACGGCTGAGATACTGGAACTGTCAGGAAACGCTGCCCATGAAAACAAGAGAGTCAGGATTTTACCACGACACATCCAGCTGGCTGTGAGGAACGAGGAAGCACTGAACAGGCTCTTTGCAGATGTGACCATTGCAGGGGGAGGAGTTTTGCCAAACATTCTTGCCCAGCTTCTTCCCCAGAGAACTCCTAAAGATCCTTCAACAGAAAAGATAGCTGTTGCTTCCCAGGAAGAATCCAGTAATGACGGACCCAGAGAAAATGTACGCTTCCTCCTCGTCTCCAGTTCTTCACCAACATGGAACCCTTGTTAA